One window from the genome of Megalobrama amblycephala isolate DHTTF-2021 linkage group LG4, ASM1881202v1, whole genome shotgun sequence encodes:
- the hmgcra gene encoding 3-hydroxy-3-methylglutaryl-CoA reductase a — protein MLTRLFRIHGLFVASHPWEVIVATVTLTICMMSMNMFTGNDQICGWNFDCPKLEEQILSSDIIILTITRCIAIVYIYFQFQNLRQLGSKYILGIAGLFTIFSSFVFSTVVIHFLDKELTGLNEALPFFLLLIDLSKACALAKFALSSNSQDEVRENIAKGMAVLGPTFTLDALVECLVIGVGTMSGVRQLEIMCCFGGLSVLANYFVFMTFFPACVSLVLELSRESREGRPIWQLSHFARVLEEEEDNKPNPVTQRVKMIMSLGLVMVHAHSRWIADPASSNGTLDLPQVGESLNDNVPKRIEPDMPLWHFYLSRMISMDIEQVITLGLALFLAVKYIFFEQVEMESTLSLKVPTPSSMLSQKWSPDQCCRKEVTCSSKPEKTPTPLPVVTKEERDLVIRPLPALKEPEHKSTFVLGEDETQEIVDVSEPVIDVPAEPRPVEDCLSILKNPDMGARYLSDEEVIVLVNSKHIPAYKLEAMMETPERGVMIRRKMLTPKFPEPTALSCLPYKDYDYSKVMGTCCENVIGYMPVPVGVAGPLLLDGKQFQVPMATTEGCLVASTNRGCRAIALGGGANSRVLADAMTRGPVVRLPSACQAAEVKGWLESTEGFKSIKEAFDQTSRFARLERLLIGLASRNLYIRFQSKTGDAMGMNMISKGTEQALARLKEEFPELQVLAVSGNYCTDKKPAAINWIEGRGKSVVCEATIPAKVVKEILKTSTAALVDVNISKNLVGSAMAGSIGGYNAHAANIVAAIYIACGQDPAQTVGSSNCITLMEASGPTGEDLYISCTMPSIELGTVGGGTNLPPQQACLQMLGVLGASVECPGENARQLAKVVCATVLAGELSLMSALAAGHLVKSHMTHNRSKVNLQEAPGTCTKQAS, from the exons ATGCTGACGAGACTTTTCCGAATCCACGGCCTCTTTGTGGCCTCCCATCCTTGGGAAGTCATTGTGGCTACTGTGACTCTCACCATCTGCATGATGTCCATGAACATGTTCACTGGAAATGACCAGATTTGTGGGTGGAACTTTGATTGCCCCAAATTGGAGGAG CAAATCCTAAGCAGCGATATCATTATCCTGACAATCACAAGATGCATAGCAATCGTCTATATTTACTTTCAATTCCAAAATCTTCGACAGTTAGGATCCAAATACATATTGG gCATTGCTGgacttttcacaatattctccAGTTTTGTGTTCAGCACGGTTGTGATTCACTTCCTGGACAAGGAGCTGACAGGCCTCAA TGAAGCCTTGCCATTCTTTCTGCTGTTGATTGACCTTTCCAAAGCATGTGCTCTGGCCAAGTTTGCTTTGAGTTCAAACTCACAG GATGAAGTGAGAGAGAATATTGCCAAAGGAATGGCTGTTTTAGGACCCACTTTTACTCTTGACGCCCTTGTGGAGTGCCTGGTGATCGGTGTGGGGACAATGTCAG GTGTGCGACAGCTTGAGATCATGTGCTGCTTTGGAGGTTTGTCTGTCCTGGCTAACTACTTTGTCTTCATGACCTTCTTCCCGGCCTGCGTTTCTCTTGTGTTGGAG TTGTCCAGAGAAAGCAGAGAGGGTCGACCCATCTGGCAGCTGAGCCACTTTGCGAGAGTTCtggaagaggaagaggacaACAAGCCTAACCCTGTCACGCAAAGAGTCAAAATGATCATG TCTCTTGGCCTGGTCATGGTTCACGCTCATAGCCGGTGGATTGCCGATCCCGCGTCAAGTAATGGAACTCTTGATCTTCCTCAAGTTGGAGAGAGCCTGAATGACAATGTGCCCAAGAGGATTGAGCCAGACATGCCCCTGTGGCACTTTTACCTGTCCAG GATGATCAGCATGGACATTGAGCAGGTGATCACACTGGGTCTCGCCCTGTTCCTGGCTGTGAAGTACATTTTCTTCGAGCAGGTGGAGATGGAATCTACCCTGTCCCTGAAAGTCCCCACTCCAAGCTCCATGCTCTCTCAGAAATGGTCTCCTGATCAGTGCTGTAGGAAAGAGGTTACTTGTTCTAGCAAGCCTGAGAAAACCCCAACTCCCCTTCCTGTTGTTACCAAAGAGGAAAGAG ATTTAGTGATTCGGCCCTTGCCTGCCCTGAAAGAGCCTGAGCATAAAAGTACTTTTGTTCTTGGAGAGGATGAAACACAGGAAATCGTTGATGTTTCAGAGCCTGTGATCGATGTACCTGCTGAACCTAGACCTGTGGAAGACTGTCTGTCCATTCTGAAAAACCCAGAT ATGGGCGCTCGGTACCTCAGTGATGAAGAGGTGATCGTTTTGGTGAACTCAAAGCACATCCCAGCTTACAAACTGGAGGCCATGATGGAGACCCCTGAGAGAGGGGTGATGATCCGCAGAAAAATGCTCACCCCCAAATTCCCAGAGCCTACAGCTCTCTCCTGCCTGCCTTATAAAGACTACGACTACTCTAAG GTGATGGGAACATGTTGTGAGAACGTCATTGGTTACATGCCAGTCCCTGTGGGGGTTGCTGGTCCTCTGTTATTGGATGGAAAGCAGTTTCAGGTCCCCATGGCAACAACCGAGGGCTGCCTAGTTGCCAGCACAAATAGAGGCTGCAGAGCTATAGCT TTGGGAGGTGGTGCCAATAGCCGTGTTCTTGCAGATGCAATGACCAGAGGGCCTGTGGTGCGTCTGCCTTCTGCCTGTCAAGCAGCTGAAGTCAAGGGCTGGCTGGAGAGCACTGAGGGCTTCAAGAGCATCAAGGAGGCCTTTGACCAGACCAGCAG GTTTGCACGATTAGAAAGGCTTCTGATTGGTCTGGCAAGTCGCAACCTGTACATTCGATTCCAGTCCAAAACTGGAGATGCAATGGGCATGAACATGATCTCAAAA GGCACAGAACAGGCTCTCGCCAGGCTGAAGGAGGAATTTCCAGAGCTTCAAGTTTTGGCTGTTAGTGGAAACTACTGTACTGACAAAAAACCTGCCGCCATCAACTGGATTGAAGGCAGGGGCAAGTCAGTGGTGTGTGAGGCCACCATTCCAGCCAAAGTTGTCAAAGAG ATTTTAAAGACGTCGACTGCAGCTCTTGTAGACGTGAACATCAGCAAGAACTTGGTTGGATCTGCTATGGCTGGAAGCATCGGAGGTTATAACGCTCACGCCGCCAACATTGTAGCTGCTATCTATATTGCTTGTGGACAG GACCCAGCGCAGACAGTGGGCAGCTCTAATTGTATCACTCTAATGGAAGCCTCAGGCCCCACCGGGGAGGATCTTTATATCAGCTGTACTATGCCCTCTATTGAGCTGGGCACTGTGGGCGGAGGCACTAACCTTCCTCCACAGCAGGCCTGTTTACAG ATGTTAGGTGTTCTGGGTGCCAGTGTGGAGTGTCCGGGCGAAAATGCCCGACAGCTTGCCAAGGTGGTGTGTGCAACAGTGCTTGCAGGAGAGCTGTCACTCATGTCTGCACTTGCTGCCGGACACCTGGTGAAAAGTCACATGACACACAACAG ATCAAAAGTGAATTTGCAAGAAGCTCCAGGAACGTGTACTAAGCAGGCATCTTGA